The following proteins come from a genomic window of Pseudomonas syringae:
- the pstA gene encoding phosphate ABC transporter permease PstA gives MSKDMTGSERIYRARNFKNKIAMVLSCGATAFGLLWLVWILLTTIIKGIDALNLQLFTGMTPPPGTEGGLANAFYGSVLMSGIGLLIGTPIGLMAGIWLAEFARYTKLGNTVRFINDILLSAPSIVLGLFVYTVVVLPLNAVTGHQVGFSALAGALALALLVIPVVVRTTDEMMQLQPSTMREAALALGVPQWKLTLQIVLRAAKAGVVTGLLLALARITGETAPLLFTAFGNQFWSSDLLKPIASVPVVVFQYAMSPFEDWHSLAWAGALVMTLFVLILSLLSRLILLRNRAS, from the coding sequence ATGAGTAAGGACATGACGGGCAGTGAGCGCATTTACCGGGCTCGCAATTTCAAGAACAAGATCGCGATGGTGCTCAGCTGTGGCGCCACTGCCTTCGGCCTGTTGTGGCTGGTCTGGATTCTGCTGACCACCATCATCAAAGGTATCGATGCACTCAACCTGCAACTGTTTACCGGCATGACCCCGCCGCCCGGCACCGAGGGTGGCCTGGCCAACGCGTTCTACGGCAGCGTTCTGATGTCCGGCATCGGTCTGCTGATCGGTACGCCGATCGGCCTGATGGCCGGCATCTGGCTGGCCGAGTTTGCCCGTTACACCAAGCTGGGCAACACCGTACGCTTCATCAACGACATTTTGCTGTCGGCACCTTCCATCGTGCTCGGCCTGTTCGTTTACACGGTGGTGGTACTGCCACTCAATGCGGTGACTGGCCATCAGGTCGGCTTTTCCGCGCTGGCAGGTGCGCTGGCGTTGGCCTTGCTGGTCATCCCGGTGGTGGTGCGTACCACCGATGAAATGATGCAACTGCAACCCTCGACCATGCGCGAAGCTGCGCTGGCGCTGGGTGTACCGCAATGGAAGCTGACCCTGCAAATCGTTCTGCGCGCCGCCAAGGCTGGCGTGGTCACGGGCTTATTGCTGGCGCTGGCACGGATCACCGGCGAAACCGCGCCATTGCTTTTCACCGCTTTCGGCAACCAGTTCTGGAGCAGCGATCTGCTCAAACCAATCGCCAGTGTTCCGGTGGTGGTTTTCCAGTACGCAATGAGCCCGTTCGAAGACTGGCACTCCCTGGCATGGGCCGGTGCACTGGTCATGACGCTGTTCGTACTGATACTGAGTCTGCTGTCTCGCTTAATTCTTCTGCGCAATAGGGCGTCCTGA
- the nirD gene encoding nitrite reductase small subunit NirD: MSSSKTALMQENTPSALHVQWHALCERRDLVANSGVVAWLAGKQIALFYLPDTTQGEHLFAIDNRDPKSGANVIGRGLLGQIGGELVIASPLYKQHFRLHDGSCIEYPEQRLEVWPVRLNGEQVEIAV, translated from the coding sequence ATGAGCTCGTCCAAGACAGCATTAATGCAAGAAAACACACCCTCTGCGCTGCACGTGCAGTGGCATGCACTGTGTGAACGCAGGGATCTGGTCGCCAATTCCGGCGTGGTGGCCTGGCTGGCTGGCAAGCAGATCGCGCTGTTCTATCTGCCTGATACGACACAGGGCGAACACCTGTTTGCCATCGACAACCGGGACCCGAAATCCGGAGCGAATGTGATCGGACGCGGGCTGCTGGGGCAGATCGGTGGTGAGCTGGTCATCGCATCGCCGTTGTACAAACAGCACTTTCGTCTGCACGACGGCAGTTGCATCGAGTACCCGGAACAGCGGCTGGAAGTCTGGCCGGTGCGCCTGAACGGCGAACAGGTGGAGATTGCGGTCTAG
- the pstB gene encoding phosphate ABC transporter ATP-binding protein PstB: MNNLSLANEKTKIQVRGLEFFYNNQKSLKSIDMTIPEKRITAIIGPSGCGKSTLLRVFNRIYAMYPKQEARGEVLLNGENILAPGYSMNRLRSHVGMVFQKPVPFPMSIYDNISYAIKHHEKLSRREMEDRVEQALRGAALWDEVKDKLKQSATGLSGGQQQRLCIARTIALRPQVLLLDEPTSALDPISTGRIEQLITELKEQFTVIIVTHNMQQAARCSDYTAFMFMGELIEHGDTDTIFTKPSKSQTEDYITGRFG, encoded by the coding sequence ATGAACAACCTTTCCCTGGCCAATGAAAAAACCAAGATCCAAGTTCGCGGTCTGGAGTTTTTCTACAACAACCAGAAGTCGTTGAAGTCCATCGACATGACCATTCCCGAGAAGCGCATCACTGCGATCATCGGCCCGTCGGGTTGCGGCAAGTCAACCCTGCTGCGCGTGTTCAACCGTATCTATGCGATGTACCCGAAGCAGGAAGCACGAGGCGAAGTGCTGCTCAATGGCGAGAACATCCTGGCGCCGGGCTATTCGATGAACCGCCTGCGCAGCCATGTGGGCATGGTATTTCAGAAGCCCGTGCCGTTTCCGATGTCGATCTACGACAACATTTCCTACGCCATCAAGCACCACGAAAAACTCTCGCGTCGTGAAATGGAAGATCGTGTCGAGCAGGCCCTGCGTGGCGCGGCCTTGTGGGACGAGGTCAAGGACAAGCTCAAGCAGAGCGCTACCGGCCTGTCCGGTGGTCAGCAGCAGCGTCTGTGCATCGCCCGAACCATCGCGTTGCGCCCGCAGGTCTTGCTGCTGGACGAACCGACCTCCGCGCTCGATCCGATCTCGACCGGTCGCATCGAACAGCTGATCACCGAGCTCAAAGAGCAGTTCACCGTGATCATCGTGACGCACAACATGCAACAGGCGGCACGCTGCTCGGATTACACGGCGTTCATGTTCATGGGCGAACTGATCGAGCATGGCGACACCGACACCATCTTCACCAAGCCCTCCAAGAGCCAGACCGAAGACTACATCACCGGTCGTTTCGGCTGA
- a CDS encoding alpha/beta fold hydrolase: MRAAKIAGVLMSLALSGTALAETPGYGQQLEGFAYPHPLLKFPFESQGQSLEMGYMDVKPTGKANGRTAVLLHGKNFCAATWEDTIKGLSAAGYRVVAPDQIGFCTSTKPEHYQYSFQQLALNTHALLEKLGLEKVSVIGHSTGGMLATRYALMYPKQTEKLVMVNPIGLEDWKALGVPYRSVDQWYERELKTTAEGIRAYEQKTYYDGRWKPEYDKWVDMLAGLNKGPGHKVVAWNSALIYDMIFTQPVFYEFAKLQVPTVLMIGDADTTAIGSDIAPPEVKAKIGQYKVLGKQVTQMIPGARLVEFKGMGHAPQMEDPAGFNTSLVSELQ; the protein is encoded by the coding sequence ATGCGGGCTGCAAAGATTGCCGGCGTGTTGATGTCCCTTGCACTGTCAGGCACGGCGCTGGCTGAAACACCCGGCTACGGTCAGCAACTGGAAGGTTTCGCTTATCCTCATCCGCTGCTGAAATTCCCGTTCGAGTCGCAGGGCCAGTCCCTGGAAATGGGTTACATGGACGTGAAGCCCACCGGCAAGGCCAACGGTCGTACCGCTGTTTTGCTGCACGGCAAGAACTTTTGCGCGGCCACTTGGGAAGACACCATCAAGGGCTTGAGCGCGGCAGGCTATCGTGTCGTCGCACCGGATCAGATCGGCTTCTGCACCTCGACCAAACCCGAACACTACCAATACAGCTTCCAGCAACTGGCGCTGAACACCCATGCGCTGCTGGAAAAACTGGGCCTCGAGAAGGTGTCGGTGATCGGCCACTCCACCGGCGGCATGCTGGCCACCCGATACGCGTTGATGTACCCGAAACAGACCGAGAAACTGGTGATGGTCAACCCGATCGGTCTGGAAGACTGGAAGGCCCTCGGCGTGCCGTATCGCAGCGTTGATCAATGGTACGAACGCGAGTTGAAGACCACTGCCGAAGGCATTCGCGCCTACGAGCAGAAGACCTATTACGATGGCCGCTGGAAGCCCGAGTACGACAAGTGGGTCGATATGCTGGCCGGTTTGAACAAGGGGCCGGGCCACAAGGTCGTTGCCTGGAACTCGGCGTTGATCTACGACATGATTTTCACCCAACCGGTGTTCTACGAGTTTGCGAAGTTGCAGGTGCCGACCGTGCTGATGATCGGTGACGCAGACACCACGGCTATCGGCAGCGATATCGCGCCACCGGAGGTCAAGGCGAAGATCGGTCAGTACAAGGTGCTGGGCAAGCAGGTCACGCAGATGATTCCTGGCGCCAGGCTCGTTGAGTTCAAAGGCATGGGCCACGCCCCGCAAATGGAAGATCCGGCAGGCTTCAACACCTCACTGGTGTCCGAGCTTCAGTAA
- a CDS encoding LysR family transcriptional regulator, translating into MNRNELRKADINLMVVFETLMQERNVTRAAEKLFLGQPTISAALNRLRSLLNDPLFIRVGHRMEPTARAHEILKHLTPALDAMSTALSLTTDFDPSVSKMTFRIGLTDDVEFGLLPAMLKAIRQEAPGVVIVVKHVDYLNISEVLMSGDITVGVCLTRELPANAKRKTLRNVQPRLVRADKPSGPMSMDEYCSRPHVVVSHVASVSSFSDEWLTALGRKRQVVLSVPQFTTLPALMAGTDMISGLSDYAAKAMSALGLLYDEPLPFPTPGLDLSMTWLSVMDSDPAERWLRSRIEEFMGERREAPALAD; encoded by the coding sequence ATGAATCGAAATGAACTGCGCAAGGCCGACATCAACCTGATGGTGGTCTTCGAGACATTGATGCAGGAGCGTAACGTCACCCGCGCAGCAGAAAAGCTGTTCCTCGGCCAACCCACGATCAGCGCCGCATTGAACCGCCTGCGCAGCCTGCTCAATGATCCGTTGTTCATCCGGGTCGGCCATCGCATGGAGCCCACCGCCCGCGCCCATGAAATCCTCAAGCACCTGACGCCCGCACTGGACGCCATGTCCACCGCGCTGAGCCTGACGACCGACTTCGACCCCTCGGTCAGCAAGATGACCTTTCGCATCGGTCTGACCGACGACGTCGAGTTCGGTTTATTGCCCGCCATGCTCAAGGCCATACGCCAGGAAGCACCTGGGGTGGTGATCGTGGTCAAGCACGTCGACTACCTGAATATCTCCGAGGTGCTGATGTCCGGGGACATCACCGTCGGCGTCTGCCTGACCCGAGAACTGCCGGCCAACGCCAAGCGCAAGACACTGCGTAACGTGCAGCCACGGCTGGTGCGCGCCGATAAGCCATCTGGCCCCATGAGCATGGACGAGTACTGCTCAAGGCCGCACGTTGTGGTGTCGCACGTCGCGAGTGTCAGCAGTTTTTCAGATGAATGGCTGACCGCCCTGGGTCGCAAGCGTCAGGTGGTGCTGTCAGTGCCGCAATTCACCACCCTGCCCGCATTGATGGCAGGCACCGACATGATTTCGGGGCTGTCCGACTACGCGGCAAAGGCGATGAGCGCATTGGGTTTGCTGTATGACGAGCCATTGCCCTTCCCCACGCCGGGGCTGGACCTGTCGATGACCTGGCTGAGCGTGATGGACAGCGACCCTGCCGAACGCTGGTTGCGCAGCAGGATCGAGGAATTCATGGGCGAGCGCCGGGAAGCGCCCGCCCTGGCCGATTGA
- the pstC gene encoding phosphate ABC transporter permease subunit PstC: MTENTQYLSANVSAGESEGEKRAKRDHRHDLWFKRSLQAAAMLVLALLGCIALSTLWGGSLAFQTFGFEFLTSTEWDVNAGKFGALVPIYGTLVTSFLALLIAVPVSFGIAIFLTEVAPPWLRMPIASAIELLAGIPSIIYGMWGLFVFGPFMAEHLSPWITENLGALPLIGPMFQGPPLGIGMLTAGIVLAIMITPFITSVMQEVFRTVPVALKESAYALGGTTWEVVWDIVLPYTRSAVVGGIFLGLGRALGETMAVTFVLGNAHQFSASLMMPSSSIASVIANEFNEAYTDLHRSALIALGFLLFIVTFIVLALARLMLSRLSRKEGL, translated from the coding sequence ATGACTGAAAACACCCAATACCTGTCCGCGAATGTCTCCGCTGGTGAGTCCGAGGGCGAGAAGCGCGCCAAACGGGATCATCGTCATGACCTGTGGTTCAAGCGTTCATTGCAGGCTGCAGCGATGCTGGTGCTTGCTTTGCTGGGTTGTATTGCCTTGTCGACCCTGTGGGGCGGCAGTCTGGCATTCCAGACGTTCGGCTTTGAGTTTCTGACCAGCACCGAGTGGGACGTGAACGCCGGCAAGTTCGGCGCACTGGTTCCGATCTACGGCACTCTGGTTACTTCTTTTCTGGCGTTGCTGATCGCCGTTCCGGTGAGCTTCGGCATCGCAATCTTCCTGACCGAAGTGGCTCCGCCCTGGCTGCGCATGCCGATTGCCTCTGCAATCGAACTGTTGGCCGGTATTCCTTCGATCATCTACGGCATGTGGGGGCTTTTTGTGTTCGGTCCGTTCATGGCCGAACACCTGTCGCCATGGATCACCGAAAACCTCGGCGCGCTGCCATTGATCGGCCCGATGTTCCAGGGTCCGCCCTTGGGCATTGGCATGCTGACCGCCGGTATCGTGCTGGCAATCATGATCACGCCGTTCATTACCTCGGTAATGCAGGAAGTTTTCCGCACCGTACCTGTGGCGCTGAAAGAGTCGGCCTACGCGTTGGGCGGCACGACCTGGGAAGTGGTCTGGGACATCGTGCTGCCTTACACCCGTTCGGCAGTGGTCGGCGGCATTTTCCTCGGCCTGGGACGCGCGCTGGGCGAAACCATGGCGGTGACCTTCGTTCTGGGCAACGCTCACCAATTCTCTGCGTCGCTGATGATGCCAAGCAGCTCGATTGCCTCGGTGATCGCCAACGAGTTCAACGAGGCTTATACCGACTTGCACCGTTCGGCCTTGATCGCGCTGGGCTTCCTGTTGTTTATCGTCACCTTCATCGTGCTGGCCCTTGCACGTCTGATGCTGTCGCGCCTTTCGCGTAAGGAGGGGTTATGA
- the pstS gene encoding phosphate ABC transporter substrate-binding protein PstS, with translation MILLTKKRLSLLIASLCLSGVAHATDVTGAGSSFVFPVISAWSQDYSKSNDSKNRINYQSIGSGGGIAQIKAATVDFGASDAPMSAEDLQAGGLGQFPSVIGGIVPIVNVEGVESGELKLDGALLAKIFMGEVKKWNDPAIVALNPGVKLPETAITVVHRSDGSGTTYNFTNYLSKVSPEWNEKLKFGSTVQWPAGVGGKGNEGVSAYVKQIKGSIGYVEYSYAVTNKLSYTQLKNAAGKFIKPDAKAFAAAADSAKWEDAKDFNLIMTNAPGDTAWPITATTWIIMYKKAKNEEKSAAAFDFFKWSLENGQKQAEKLDYVALPKSLVDRVETYWKTEFTK, from the coding sequence GTGATACTGCTGACTAAAAAACGCTTGTCGCTTCTGATCGCTTCGCTGTGCCTCAGCGGTGTAGCCCACGCGACTGACGTCACAGGCGCTGGTTCGAGTTTCGTTTTCCCGGTTATTTCGGCGTGGTCCCAGGACTACAGTAAAAGCAACGACTCCAAAAACCGCATCAACTACCAGTCCATCGGTTCGGGCGGCGGTATTGCTCAGATCAAGGCAGCGACTGTCGATTTCGGCGCATCCGATGCCCCGATGTCCGCTGAAGACCTGCAAGCCGGCGGTCTGGGCCAGTTCCCGAGCGTGATCGGCGGTATCGTGCCGATCGTCAACGTCGAAGGCGTTGAAAGCGGTGAGCTGAAGCTGGACGGCGCACTGCTCGCCAAGATCTTCATGGGCGAAGTGAAGAAGTGGAACGACCCTGCAATCGTGGCCCTGAACCCGGGCGTCAAACTGCCTGAGACCGCAATCACCGTCGTTCACCGTTCGGACGGTTCGGGCACTACCTACAACTTCACCAACTACCTGAGCAAAGTCAGCCCGGAGTGGAACGAGAAGCTGAAGTTCGGTTCGACCGTGCAATGGCCAGCAGGCGTGGGCGGTAAAGGTAACGAAGGTGTTTCGGCCTACGTGAAACAGATCAAGGGTTCGATCGGCTACGTCGAGTACTCTTACGCCGTCACCAACAAACTGTCCTACACCCAGTTGAAGAACGCCGCCGGCAAATTCATCAAGCCAGACGCCAAGGCGTTTGCTGCCGCTGCCGACTCGGCCAAGTGGGAAGATGCCAAGGACTTCAACCTGATCATGACCAACGCTCCGGGTGACACCGCGTGGCCGATCACGGCAACCACCTGGATCATCATGTACAAGAAAGCCAAGAACGAAGAGAAAAGCGCAGCGGCTTTCGACTTCTTCAAATGGTCCCTGGAAAACGGCCAGAAACAAGCCGAAAAACTGGACTATGTTGCTTTGCCAAAATCGCTGGTTGATCGCGTAGAGACCTACTGGAAAACGGAATTCACCAAGTAA
- the nirB gene encoding nitrite reductase large subunit NirB — translation MNTTVFPSNDVKTLIVVGNGMVGHHCVEQLIAGGALERYRIHVFGEEAQRAYDRVHLSEYFTGRDAESLAMSEMSVYEKAGLTLHLGVPVLEIDRDRHEIITAEGCFSYDKLILATGSYPFVPPIEGAQGHSRLVYRTLEDLDNIRYAATKARRGVVVGGGLLGLEAANALKSLGLEAHVVEFAPRLMPVQLDDHGGAALKSRIEALGVGVHLSRATQSISDGKQYRYRMNFANDEFLETDLIVFSAGIRPQDALARQCELQLGPRGGIAIDEHCRTSDADIYAIGECAAWNGSVFGLVAPGYQMARAVAAQLCEKDTEPFFGADLSTKLKLLGVDVGSIGDAHGALAGAVSYRYIDEATASYRRLVVSADGKQVLGAVLVGDNSYYDTLLQYAQNGITLPADPSSLILPRGEGAPTLGVDALPATATVCSCHNVSKGSICSAIDSGCTDLAGIKACTKAATGCGGCTALLKQVFEHELMARGVAVDKSLCEHFAYTRQELYSLVRVEGIESFAELLTRHGKGAHGCDICKPAVGSILASCWNRPITEPSLVPLQDTNDTFMANMQKNGTYSVVPRIPGGEITPDGLIAIGAVAKKYDLYTKITGGQRIDLFGAQLHELPDIWSELIAAGFETGHAYGKSTRTVKSCVGSTWCRYGVQDSVAMALRIEDRYKGLRSPHKLKFAVSGCTRECAEAQSKDVGVIATENGWNLYLCGNGGMRPRHAELFATDLDDETLIRYIDRFLMLYIRTADKLQRTSVWRETLEGGLDYLKAVILDDSLGLAAELESQMQLVVDRYECEWANALKDPEKLKRFRTFVNDGRSDPDVHFVKERAQRRPAKPEELALIPLFKEVV, via the coding sequence ATGAACACCACAGTCTTCCCCTCCAACGATGTAAAAACCCTGATCGTCGTCGGCAATGGCATGGTCGGGCATCATTGCGTCGAGCAGTTGATCGCGGGCGGCGCGCTTGAGCGTTATCGCATTCATGTGTTCGGCGAAGAAGCGCAGCGTGCCTATGACCGCGTGCACCTGTCCGAGTACTTCACGGGCCGCGACGCCGAATCGCTGGCCATGAGCGAAATGTCTGTCTATGAAAAGGCCGGCCTGACCCTGCACCTCGGCGTGCCGGTGCTGGAGATTGATCGTGACCGGCACGAGATCATCACGGCCGAAGGCTGCTTTAGCTACGACAAACTGATTCTGGCCACCGGCTCCTACCCTTTCGTGCCGCCGATTGAAGGTGCACAAGGCCATTCGCGGCTGGTGTATCGCACCCTTGAAGACCTCGACAACATTCGTTATGCCGCCACGAAAGCGCGGCGTGGCGTGGTGGTCGGGGGCGGCTTGCTGGGCCTGGAAGCGGCCAACGCGCTGAAGTCCCTCGGCCTTGAAGCGCACGTCGTCGAATTCGCCCCACGCCTGATGCCGGTGCAGCTGGACGACCACGGCGGTGCCGCGTTGAAGTCGCGTATCGAAGCGCTTGGGGTGGGCGTGCATCTGTCACGCGCCACGCAGTCGATCAGCGACGGCAAGCAGTATCGCTACCGCATGAACTTCGCCAATGACGAATTTCTGGAAACCGACCTGATCGTGTTTTCGGCCGGTATTCGCCCGCAGGATGCCCTGGCCCGCCAGTGCGAGCTGCAACTCGGTCCACGCGGCGGCATTGCCATTGACGAACACTGCCGTACCAGCGACGCCGATATCTATGCGATTGGCGAATGCGCGGCCTGGAACGGCAGCGTGTTCGGTCTGGTCGCACCTGGCTACCAGATGGCGCGTGCCGTGGCGGCGCAATTGTGCGAGAAAGACACCGAACCGTTCTTCGGTGCCGATCTGTCCACCAAGCTCAAGCTGCTGGGCGTCGACGTCGGTTCCATCGGTGACGCACATGGCGCGCTGGCCGGGGCGGTCAGCTATCGCTACATCGACGAAGCCACCGCCAGTTATCGCCGCCTGGTGGTATCGGCTGATGGCAAACAGGTACTCGGCGCAGTGCTGGTCGGCGACAACAGTTACTACGACACCCTGCTGCAATACGCGCAGAACGGCATTACCCTGCCCGCCGATCCGTCCAGCCTGATTCTGCCGCGCGGTGAAGGCGCACCAACCTTGGGTGTCGATGCCCTGCCCGCCACGGCGACGGTTTGTTCCTGCCACAATGTCAGCAAGGGTTCGATCTGCTCGGCCATCGACAGTGGCTGCACGGATCTGGCCGGGATCAAGGCGTGCACCAAGGCCGCAACCGGTTGTGGCGGTTGCACGGCGCTGCTCAAACAGGTTTTCGAGCACGAACTCATGGCCCGCGGCGTGGCCGTCGACAAAAGTCTGTGCGAACACTTTGCCTACACCCGCCAGGAGCTTTACTCGTTGGTGCGCGTCGAAGGCATCGAAAGCTTTGCTGAGCTGTTGACCCGGCACGGCAAAGGCGCACATGGCTGTGACATCTGCAAGCCTGCGGTCGGCTCGATTCTCGCCTCGTGCTGGAACCGCCCCATCACCGAGCCTTCGCTGGTGCCGCTACAGGACACCAACGACACGTTCATGGCCAACATGCAGAAAAACGGCACCTACTCGGTGGTGCCGCGCATTCCGGGCGGTGAAATCACCCCGGACGGCCTGATCGCGATTGGCGCAGTAGCCAAGAAGTACGACCTGTACACCAAGATCACCGGCGGCCAGCGCATCGATCTGTTTGGTGCGCAACTGCACGAACTGCCAGACATCTGGAGCGAGCTGATCGCTGCCGGTTTCGAAACCGGCCATGCCTACGGTAAATCGACCCGCACCGTGAAGTCCTGTGTCGGCAGCACCTGGTGTCGCTATGGGGTGCAGGACAGCGTCGCCATGGCCTTGCGCATCGAGGATCGCTACAAAGGCCTGCGCTCGCCGCACAAGCTGAAGTTCGCCGTGTCTGGTTGCACCCGTGAATGCGCCGAGGCACAAAGCAAGGACGTCGGCGTGATCGCCACCGAAAACGGCTGGAACCTGTACCTGTGCGGCAACGGCGGCATGCGCCCGCGCCATGCCGAGCTGTTCGCCACCGATCTGGATGACGAAACCCTGATCCGCTACATCGACCGCTTCCTGATGCTCTACATCCGCACGGCCGACAAGCTGCAGCGCACGTCGGTATGGCGAGAAACACTGGAAGGCGGCCTGGATTACCTCAAAGCGGTGATCCTCGACGACAGCCTGGGCCTGGCCGCAGAGCTGGAATCACAGATGCAACTGGTGGTGGATCGCTACGAATGCGAATGGGCCAATGCCCTCAAGGATCCGGAAAAACTCAAGCGCTTTCGCACCTTCGTCAACGACGGACGCAGCGACCCTGACGTGCACTTCGTCAAGGAGCGCGCTCAGCGTCGCCCGGCAAAACCCGAAGAACTCGCGCTTATCCCGTTGTTCAAGGAGGTGGTGTGA